One Amycolatopsis sp. NBC_00355 genomic window carries:
- a CDS encoding universal stress protein produces MVPHRVPEPIETGEAALPVIGSHSRGPLRRAMPRSVSHWVLQYTRCPVAVLRELDDGENDEL; encoded by the coding sequence GTGGTGCCGCACCGCGTTCCGGAGCCGATCGAGACCGGGGAAGCCGCGTTGCCGGTTATCGGCAGTCATAGCCGTGGGCCGTTGCGCCGCGCGATGCCCCGCTCGGTCAGCCACTGGGTGCTCCAGTACACACGCTGCCCGGTCGCGGTGCTGCGGGAACTCGACGACGGCGAGAACGACGAGCTGTGA
- a CDS encoding transporter substrate-binding domain-containing protein: protein MTHEGWTRRDLLRRTALTTAAVLGGGVLMSACESTGGADGGKDALQAAKDAKTIRIGIANEAPYGFADSSGKTTGEAPEVARAVFKALGIDGVQASVVPFDQLIPALTAKQFDVVAAGMNITGKRCQTADFSAPDFSALTALLVPKGSPQGVVKLEDVAAKRVKVAVLSAAVEKGYLIGAGDRPPVASGAPARRGVAGGGTDRSRLQPRDPGPGHHRQRRHGRSCRAGALGCRRRRAGPLVAPSGRVVTPTEPAVIVSGYDGTQESLRAVFWAAAEADRRDNALLVARALDWSWPGGSYPEVALAPLSGGAERLRSDAEAQMREAVREIGHSPPTSRCGRSCSTTCPVRRWLASLPGPKR from the coding sequence ATGACGCACGAGGGATGGACCCGCCGCGACTTGCTGCGGCGGACGGCGCTCACCACAGCGGCGGTGCTGGGCGGAGGCGTGCTGATGTCGGCCTGCGAGAGCACCGGCGGTGCCGACGGTGGCAAGGACGCGCTGCAGGCGGCCAAGGACGCCAAGACGATCAGGATCGGCATCGCGAACGAGGCGCCGTACGGATTCGCCGACAGCTCGGGCAAGACGACCGGTGAAGCGCCGGAGGTGGCCCGCGCGGTGTTCAAGGCGCTGGGCATCGACGGCGTGCAGGCCAGCGTGGTCCCGTTCGACCAGCTCATCCCCGCCCTCACCGCGAAGCAGTTCGACGTCGTGGCCGCGGGCATGAACATCACCGGCAAGCGCTGCCAGACAGCGGACTTCTCGGCACCGGACTTCTCGGCGCTCACGGCTTTGCTCGTGCCCAAGGGAAGCCCGCAAGGTGTCGTGAAGCTCGAGGACGTCGCCGCGAAGAGGGTCAAGGTGGCGGTGCTCTCGGCCGCGGTCGAGAAGGGCTACCTCATCGGCGCCGGCGACCGCCCACCGGTGGCGTCCGGTGCTCCCGCTCGCCGGGGCGTGGCTGGTGGTGGCACCGATCGCTCTCGGCTACAACCACGGGACCCCGGCCCCGGCCACCACCGCCAGCGACGTCACGGCCGGAGCTGTCGTGCTGGCGCTTTGGGGTGCCGGCGTCGTCGTGCTGGCCCGCTCGTTGCGCCATCGGGGAGAGTGGTGACCCCGACGGAGCCGGCGGTCATCGTCTCCGGGTACGACGGCACCCAGGAGTCCCTTCGAGCCGTGTTCTGGGCCGCGGCGGAGGCCGATCGCCGGGACAACGCGCTCCTCGTGGCACGCGCCCTGGACTGGAGCTGGCCGGGCGGGAGTTACCCGGAGGTGGCGCTCGCGCCACTGAGCGGGGGAGCCGAGCGGCTGCGCAGCGACGCCGAGGCGCAGATGCGGGAGGCCGTGCGCGAAATCGGCCATTCACCCCCGACCTCGAGGTGCGGACGGTCCTGCTCGACGACGTGCCCGGTCCGGCGCTGGCTCGCGTCGCTGCCCGGACCGAAGCGGTGA
- a CDS encoding DUF4232 domain-containing protein: MHHPKNPRLFPIIAVSVGALGLTGCGSSDPAPAASNTVAPPTTTSPTYTLTATTPESTSPLPSTSVAPAGNELCGAGDVKLALGEGDAAAGSLYRPLLITNTKANPCTVQGFPGVSYVAGDDGHQVGEAAYRSGTKGNSVKLNSGQTATALIQFVNVHNYPDDICRPTPVRGLRIYLPQETDSNFVPMPGTGCANGDLPGNQLAVKTVQPA, encoded by the coding sequence GTGCATCACCCGAAGAATCCACGACTGTTCCCCATCATCGCCGTGTCGGTCGGCGCGTTGGGGCTGACCGGCTGCGGTAGCAGCGACCCGGCCCCTGCCGCTTCGAACACGGTCGCGCCACCGACGACGACCTCACCGACCTATACCTTGACCGCGACCACACCCGAATCCACCTCGCCGCTCCCCTCGACCTCCGTCGCGCCGGCCGGGAACGAGCTGTGCGGCGCGGGCGACGTCAAGTTGGCGCTCGGCGAGGGAGACGCAGCCGCGGGCTCGCTCTACCGTCCCTTGCTGATCACCAACACCAAAGCGAATCCGTGCACTGTGCAGGGCTTTCCCGGAGTGTCCTATGTGGCCGGAGACGACGGCCATCAAGTAGGCGAAGCGGCCTACCGCTCCGGCACGAAGGGCAACTCGGTCAAGCTGAATTCCGGGCAGACCGCGACGGCCCTCATCCAGTTCGTGAACGTGCACAACTATCCCGACGACATCTGCCGGCCGACTCCCGTGCGCGGACTACGCATCTACCTGCCACAGGAAACCGATTCGAACTTCGTGCCCATGCCGGGAACCGGCTGCGCGAACGGCGATCTCCCCGGCAACCAGCTCGCGGTCAAGACCGTCCAACCGGCCTAA
- a CDS encoding YrhK family protein — MLKAFVREFPTVHLVIGVAGNLVFFVGSVLFVWHTTELLAIWLFIAGSFGMLLGDIGQALYLHERHRLNGAPGRQQDRLR, encoded by the coding sequence ATGCTCAAGGCGTTCGTCCGCGAGTTCCCGACCGTGCACCTGGTCATCGGGGTGGCCGGCAACCTCGTCTTCTTCGTCGGCAGTGTCCTGTTCGTCTGGCACACCACCGAGCTGCTCGCGATCTGGCTGTTCATCGCCGGTTCGTTCGGCATGCTGCTCGGCGACATCGGCCAGGCGCTGTACTTGCACGAGCGACACCGGCTCAACGGCGCGCCCGGCCGACAGCAAGATCGCCTCCGCTGA
- a CDS encoding SPW repeat domain-containing protein: MSARTPETDQRGVPREAGESGVTARHSVVFAATHATAFLAGVWLVLSPYVFDQRVGGLWCDLCAGAVLAVSGAAALVEPGSVKVWRPVQLVAGAWLIAAPFALGQDAVASATRVGDLLLGTVVLVAWAVGAAAVFRAHRRGERRRRRGSWAGRRRV; this comes from the coding sequence ATGAGTGCACGGACCCCGGAAACGGACCAGCGCGGTGTGCCGCGCGAAGCCGGTGAAAGTGGGGTGACGGCGCGGCACAGCGTGGTGTTCGCCGCCACCCACGCCACGGCGTTCCTGGCCGGGGTTTGGCTCGTGCTGTCGCCGTACGTGTTCGACCAGCGAGTCGGCGGCCTGTGGTGCGACCTTTGTGCCGGTGCCGTCCTCGCCGTCAGTGGTGCCGCCGCGCTCGTCGAGCCGGGGTCGGTGAAGGTGTGGCGGCCGGTGCAGCTTGTCGCGGGAGCGTGGCTGATTGCGGCACCGTTCGCGCTCGGGCAGGACGCCGTCGCCTCCGCGACCCGGGTTGGTGACCTACTCCTGGGAACCGTCGTGTTGGTCGCGTGGGCGGTCGGCGCGGCGGCGGTGTTCCGGGCCCACCGGCGCGGGGAGCGCCGCCGGCGACGCGGCAGCTGGGCCGGGCGCCGTCGGGTGTGA
- a CDS encoding DUF1996 domain-containing protein: MPGNTGRHRISRRTKIATGALALAIAAGGIVVATTFGEPGKAGADEADPALYIDILKVAPNNSEPANSRGASTGTFTVDCGRNENGHFNPDNFVAQPGIRNGAQHLHDYVGNLSSNADSNNKSLDAAGTTCKNGDKSAYFWPVVRIDTADEEKNPPAQSPDGDRDQASQAATTPVITCPDVASKLPDVPDSAMAEINRNLDLLDTQVDEANQRLASTQGQGGPNFVQNAILGPLKDKRAATIDRMAIAIGRTAAKPQGLDALAPCTLKEQAGTGGNSASNGGGAPGGAVAQQITCPDVASKLPAVPASAKAEVDRNLKLLNSQLQEANNRLATSQGQGGPNFVQNAILGPLKDKRAATIDRMAIAIGRTAAKPQGLDALAPCTLGQQTGTGGDAKPLPGADENNELPDNDGEIQRPAKVGITFRGSPAGQVTAMPKFLRALTGDAKPSVNGTKNTRAAWTCTGFENRLTDKYPICPDGSKVERIHTFPSCWDGKNTDSANHRTHIVFPDKGGRCAQGFTAVPQLRITLVYDIPHDIQVKKQYKVDSFPQEDHNPLSDHDDFANVMSQRLMNQVVNCINRNKTCNA, translated from the coding sequence ATGCCCGGAAACACCGGAAGGCACCGCATCTCCCGACGCACCAAGATCGCGACCGGCGCCCTCGCGCTCGCCATCGCAGCCGGCGGCATCGTGGTGGCGACCACGTTCGGCGAACCCGGCAAGGCCGGCGCCGACGAAGCCGACCCCGCCCTCTACATCGACATCCTCAAGGTCGCCCCGAACAACTCCGAGCCCGCGAACTCCCGCGGCGCGTCCACCGGAACCTTCACCGTCGACTGCGGCCGCAACGAGAACGGCCACTTCAACCCCGACAACTTCGTCGCCCAGCCCGGCATCCGCAACGGCGCCCAGCACCTGCACGACTACGTCGGCAACCTCTCCTCCAACGCGGACTCGAACAACAAGAGCCTCGACGCCGCCGGCACCACATGCAAGAACGGCGACAAGTCCGCCTACTTCTGGCCGGTGGTACGCATCGACACCGCAGACGAAGAGAAGAACCCGCCGGCCCAATCCCCTGACGGCGACCGCGACCAAGCGTCCCAGGCCGCCACCACCCCGGTGATCACCTGCCCGGACGTCGCCAGCAAGCTTCCCGACGTCCCCGACTCCGCGATGGCCGAGATCAACCGCAATCTCGACCTGCTCGACACCCAGGTCGACGAAGCCAACCAACGCCTCGCCAGCACCCAAGGCCAGGGCGGCCCGAACTTCGTCCAGAACGCCATCCTCGGCCCGCTCAAGGACAAACGCGCCGCCACCATCGACCGCATGGCCATCGCCATCGGCCGCACCGCCGCCAAACCCCAGGGCCTCGACGCACTCGCGCCCTGCACGCTCAAAGAGCAGGCCGGCACTGGAGGGAACAGCGCGAGCAACGGCGGTGGCGCGCCCGGCGGCGCGGTGGCTCAGCAGATCACCTGCCCGGACGTCGCGAGCAAGCTCCCCGCCGTCCCGGCCTCGGCCAAGGCCGAAGTGGACCGCAACCTGAAACTGCTGAACTCCCAGCTCCAGGAAGCGAACAACCGGCTCGCCACCAGCCAAGGCCAGGGCGGCCCCAACTTCGTCCAGAACGCCATCCTCGGCCCGCTCAAGGACAAACGCGCCGCCACCATCGACCGCATGGCCATCGCCATCGGCCGCACCGCCGCCAAACCCCAGGGCCTCGACGCCCTCGCCCCCTGCACCCTCGGGCAGCAAACCGGCACCGGCGGAGACGCCAAGCCCTTGCCCGGCGCGGACGAGAACAACGAACTGCCGGACAACGACGGCGAGATCCAGCGCCCGGCGAAGGTCGGCATCACCTTCCGCGGCAGCCCGGCCGGCCAGGTCACCGCGATGCCGAAGTTCCTGCGCGCACTCACGGGCGACGCGAAGCCGTCGGTCAACGGAACGAAGAACACCCGGGCGGCGTGGACCTGCACCGGCTTCGAGAACCGGCTGACCGACAAGTACCCGATCTGTCCCGACGGCAGCAAGGTCGAGCGGATCCACACCTTCCCGAGCTGCTGGGACGGCAAGAACACCGACAGCGCGAACCACCGCACGCACATCGTCTTCCCGGACAAGGGTGGCCGGTGCGCACAGGGCTTCACAGCGGTGCCGCAGCTGCGGATCACCCTCGTCTACGACATCCCGCACGACATCCAGGTCAAGAAACAGTACAAAGTGGACTCATTCCCCCAGGAAGACCACAACCCGCTGTCCGACCACGACGACTTCGCCAATGTCATGTCCCAACGCCTCATGAACCAGGTCGTCAACTGCATCAACCGCAACAAGACCTGCAACGCCTGA
- a CDS encoding DUF4142 domain-containing protein gives MKSSTKARAIIVGVVAATALGVGSVAIATGGTDQAGQAPAGAHAGAAPEAAPPSGNSGPLTDVDKTFLVKVRQAGLWEIPAGRLAQTHASSEAVKRAGMHLLDGHSLLDQLVREDSAITGVQLPDQATAEQQGWDRQLTEAQGLQFDELFVGLLRSSHGKIFATIAEVRASTQNDLVRRLARQASLTVMDHMEVLEDTGLVTQQTLDEVGAAVAPRPAK, from the coding sequence ATGAAAAGCAGCACGAAAGCCCGCGCAATCATCGTCGGCGTGGTCGCCGCCACCGCACTCGGGGTGGGCTCCGTCGCGATCGCGACCGGCGGTACCGACCAGGCGGGCCAGGCTCCGGCCGGCGCGCACGCCGGCGCCGCCCCGGAAGCAGCGCCGCCCAGTGGGAACAGCGGACCGCTCACCGACGTGGACAAGACTTTCCTGGTGAAGGTCCGGCAAGCCGGGCTGTGGGAGATCCCCGCCGGCCGGCTCGCACAGACCCACGCCAGCAGCGAGGCTGTCAAGCGAGCGGGCATGCACCTGCTCGACGGTCACTCGCTCCTGGACCAGCTCGTCCGCGAAGACTCGGCCATCACCGGTGTGCAGCTCCCCGACCAGGCCACCGCCGAGCAACAGGGCTGGGACCGCCAACTGACGGAGGCGCAGGGACTGCAGTTCGACGAGCTCTTCGTCGGCCTGCTCCGGTCGTCCCACGGCAAGATCTTCGCCACCATCGCCGAAGTTCGCGCGAGCACCCAGAACGACCTCGTCCGGCGCCTGGCCCGCCAGGCCAGCCTGACCGTCATGGACCACATGGAAGTCCTCGAGGACACCGGCCTGGTCACACAGCAGACCCTTGACGAAGTCGGAGCAGCCGTTGCGCCCCGTCCCGCGAAGTAG
- a CDS encoding outer membrane protein assembly factor BamB family protein: MEGKLEDAVTPGPVVGADGTLSVTSNGGVLHALNPSDGSDRWTYDSGGSSGGNLSTSPLVLRDGTVLLPSQERLIACHRSGSPCGR; encoded by the coding sequence GTGGAGGGCAAACTGGAGGATGCCGTGACTCCGGGGCCGGTCGTCGGTGCCGACGGCACGCTATCCGTGACGTCCAACGGCGGCGTGCTGCACGCATTGAATCCGTCCGACGGCAGCGACCGCTGGACCTACGACTCAGGCGGCTCCTCAGGCGGCAATCTGTCGACCTCACCTCTCGTACTCCGGGATGGCACGGTGTTGCTGCCGTCGCAGGAGCGGCTCATCGCCTGTCACCGTTCGGGAAGCCCCTGTGGTCGATAG
- a CDS encoding MerR family transcriptional regulator codes for MGEQMQIGEVAERTELSLRTIRYYEEVGLVVPSARSQGGFRLYTEPDIDRLLLIKRMKPLGFQLEEMRDLLAILDPVPGSPHIENPAARLGEFSETAEKACADLRAKLTVAEEFAGLLRSHQATDRPATATAARSPR; via the coding sequence GTGGGCGAGCAGATGCAGATCGGCGAGGTGGCCGAGCGTACTGAGCTGTCGCTGCGCACGATCCGCTACTACGAGGAAGTCGGCCTCGTGGTGCCCAGCGCCCGCAGCCAAGGCGGGTTCCGCCTTTATACCGAACCCGACATCGACCGGCTGCTGCTGATCAAGCGGATGAAGCCGCTGGGGTTCCAGCTGGAGGAGATGCGCGACCTGCTCGCCATCCTCGACCCGGTGCCCGGCAGCCCACACATCGAGAACCCCGCGGCCCGGCTCGGGGAGTTCAGCGAGACCGCCGAAAAGGCGTGCGCGGACCTGCGGGCGAAACTGACCGTCGCCGAGGAGTTCGCGGGACTCCTGAGGTCCCACCAGGCCACGGATCGCCCGGCTACCGCCACGGCGGCGCGTTCACCGCGCTGA
- a CDS encoding peptide chain release factor 3, giving the protein MDVPGEAGRRRTFAVISHPDAGKSTLTEALAVHARVISEAGAVHGKAGRRGVTSDWMEMERARGISITSAALQFAYGDTVINLLDTPGHADFSEDTYRVLSAVDSAVMLLDAAKGLEPQTLKLFDVCRYRGIPVITFINKWDRPGRDALALCDELTDRIGLTAMPMTWPIGQAGQLRGALDLAEGNVIRYQSAAGGGGAPDLQLDATQAEAEFGDDWLRAREEADLLLSAGGEFDLARFTAATATPVLFGAAVRNFGVRRLLDLLVDIAPGPAPRLDTGHHPRALDAPFSAFVFKVQTGMDPAHRDQIAFARVCSGEFERGMVVTNASTRRPFATKYAQQVFGQQRSTVDTAYPGDVVGLVNATALRVGDTLYAGKPPVRFPGLPSFAPAHFAVARPADLGRAKQFRKGVEQLGAEGVVQVLRSDRRGDAAPVLAAVGPMQFEVAAHRMEHEFTSPIRLEQLPYRAARRLVDPVQRGLVDSGARSEVLTRLDGTNLALFAEEMDLRLLIRRFPELELETLVAEGG; this is encoded by the coding sequence GTGGACGTTCCCGGCGAGGCAGGGCGACGGCGGACGTTCGCCGTCATCAGCCATCCGGACGCGGGCAAATCGACGCTCACCGAGGCGCTGGCGGTGCACGCCAGGGTGATCTCCGAAGCCGGTGCGGTGCACGGCAAAGCCGGCCGGCGCGGGGTGACCTCGGACTGGATGGAGATGGAACGCGCCCGCGGGATCTCCATCACCTCCGCGGCACTGCAGTTCGCCTACGGCGACACCGTGATCAACCTGCTGGACACCCCCGGGCACGCCGACTTCTCCGAGGACACTTACCGGGTGCTCTCGGCGGTGGACTCCGCGGTCATGCTCCTGGACGCGGCCAAAGGCCTCGAGCCGCAGACGCTGAAGCTGTTCGACGTCTGCCGGTACCGGGGAATCCCCGTGATCACGTTCATCAACAAGTGGGACCGGCCCGGTCGCGACGCCCTGGCCCTGTGCGACGAGTTGACCGACCGGATCGGGCTCACCGCGATGCCCATGACCTGGCCGATCGGGCAGGCCGGGCAGCTGCGCGGGGCGCTCGATCTCGCCGAGGGCAACGTCATCCGGTATCAGTCCGCGGCGGGCGGCGGCGGCGCGCCCGACCTCCAACTGGACGCGACCCAGGCGGAAGCCGAGTTCGGCGATGACTGGCTGCGCGCCCGCGAGGAAGCGGACCTGCTGCTCTCCGCGGGCGGCGAGTTCGACCTCGCCCGGTTCACCGCGGCGACGGCGACCCCGGTGCTGTTCGGCGCGGCGGTCCGCAACTTCGGCGTGCGCCGGCTCCTGGATCTGCTCGTCGACATCGCGCCCGGGCCCGCCCCGCGGCTGGACACCGGACATCACCCGCGTGCGCTGGACGCGCCGTTCTCGGCGTTCGTGTTCAAGGTGCAGACCGGCATGGACCCGGCGCACCGAGACCAGATCGCGTTCGCCCGCGTCTGTTCGGGGGAGTTCGAGCGCGGGATGGTCGTCACCAACGCCTCCACCCGGCGGCCGTTCGCCACGAAGTACGCCCAGCAGGTGTTCGGCCAGCAACGCTCCACAGTGGACACCGCGTATCCGGGCGACGTCGTCGGCCTGGTCAACGCCACCGCGCTGCGGGTCGGTGACACCCTCTACGCCGGCAAACCTCCGGTGCGCTTCCCCGGCCTGCCCAGCTTCGCGCCCGCGCACTTCGCGGTCGCGCGCCCGGCCGATCTCGGCCGCGCGAAGCAGTTCCGCAAAGGCGTGGAGCAGCTGGGTGCGGAAGGCGTCGTGCAGGTCCTGCGGTCGGACCGGCGGGGCGACGCCGCCCCGGTCCTGGCTGCGGTCGGGCCGATGCAGTTCGAGGTGGCCGCGCACCGCATGGAGCACGAGTTCACCTCGCCGATCCGGCTGGAGCAACTGCCCTACCGGGCTGCGCGGCGCCTGGTCGATCCGGTCCAGCGCGGTCTCGTCGACTCCGGGGCGCGCAGTGAGGTCCTGACCCGTCTCGACGGCACGAATCTCGCGCTCTTCGCGGAGGAAATGGATCTGCGGCTGCTGATCCGCCGGTTTCCCGAGCTGGAGCTGGAAACGCTGGTCGCGGAAGGAGGTTGA
- a CDS encoding alpha/beta hydrolase → MKKTWSIALAIGVLGAGALAGVPAGASPAGTPPGAVHWGPCPADATAPGLECSTIKVPLDYRNPGGTQIDLAISRLASKNPAQRRGVLLTNPGGPSSGLKFPTELVTAKLPQSVLDSYDLIGFDPRGIGHSTPVTCDLTAEQQAVGNVPPYARNAADVAMRADQSKAIAQQCATSKTASMLPFFSTAAVARDMDRIRAALGEEKTSFAGYSWGTYLGAVYTTLFPERSDRILLDSNLHATGWDFANDRLFAQGMDDRFPDFAKFAAAQDSTYHLGSTPALVTAKYFELAARLDKTPAQDVDGPTFRMLTYGFLFNDVAMPLVAKVWQALDTGRPLPQLPGGGAPSDVDNLISGRYYLVCNDSQWPRSVGTYQAAVALDRLRHPMFGAAGANVQPCAFWSKPAEPPVRVGDRGPSNVLMLQNLRDPATPLAGALQMRRALGDRARMVIVDAGGHGVYPYVANPCADAAATAFLTTGQRPEHDLTCAAKSR, encoded by the coding sequence ATGAAGAAGACGTGGTCCATCGCGCTCGCGATCGGCGTCCTGGGGGCAGGGGCGCTCGCGGGGGTGCCGGCCGGAGCCAGCCCGGCCGGAACGCCGCCGGGCGCGGTGCACTGGGGACCCTGCCCGGCCGACGCCACCGCACCCGGGCTGGAGTGCTCGACGATCAAGGTCCCACTCGACTACCGCAACCCCGGCGGCACGCAGATCGACCTGGCGATTTCGCGGCTGGCGAGCAAGAACCCGGCGCAGCGTCGCGGGGTGCTGCTGACCAACCCGGGCGGGCCCTCGTCCGGGCTGAAGTTCCCGACCGAACTGGTCACCGCGAAGCTGCCGCAGAGCGTGCTGGACAGCTACGACCTGATCGGCTTCGACCCGCGAGGGATCGGGCACAGCACCCCGGTGACGTGTGATTTGACCGCGGAGCAGCAGGCGGTGGGCAACGTCCCGCCCTATGCGCGCAACGCCGCCGACGTGGCGATGCGGGCCGACCAGTCCAAGGCAATCGCTCAGCAGTGCGCCACGTCCAAGACCGCATCGATGCTGCCGTTCTTCAGCACCGCCGCCGTCGCGCGGGACATGGACCGGATCCGGGCAGCACTGGGCGAGGAGAAGACCTCCTTCGCCGGCTACTCGTGGGGCACCTATCTCGGCGCGGTGTACACCACGCTGTTTCCCGAGCGCAGCGACCGGATCCTGCTCGACAGCAACCTGCACGCGACCGGCTGGGACTTCGCGAACGACCGGCTCTTCGCCCAGGGGATGGACGACCGCTTCCCGGACTTCGCCAAGTTCGCCGCCGCCCAAGACTCGACGTACCACCTGGGTAGCACTCCCGCGCTGGTCACTGCGAAATATTTCGAGCTCGCCGCGCGGCTGGACAAAACGCCGGCCCAGGATGTCGACGGTCCGACCTTCCGGATGCTGACCTACGGTTTCCTCTTCAACGACGTGGCAATGCCGCTGGTGGCCAAGGTGTGGCAGGCGCTGGACACCGGCCGGCCGCTCCCGCAACTTCCCGGCGGTGGCGCTCCATCGGATGTGGACAACCTGATCTCAGGTCGCTACTACCTCGTGTGCAACGACTCCCAGTGGCCGCGGTCGGTCGGCACCTACCAGGCCGCCGTGGCGCTCGACCGGCTGCGTCACCCGATGTTCGGCGCCGCCGGGGCGAACGTCCAGCCCTGCGCGTTCTGGTCGAAGCCGGCCGAGCCGCCGGTGCGCGTCGGAGACCGGGGACCGTCGAACGTGCTGATGTTGCAGAACCTGCGGGATCCGGCGACCCCGCTGGCGGGTGCCCTGCAGATGCGGCGGGCGCTCGGCGACCGGGCGCGCATGGTCATCGTCGACGCGGGCGGCCATGGCGTGTACCCCTATGTCGCCAACCCGTGCGCCGATGCGGCGGCGACCGCGTTCCTGACCACGGGGCAACGGCCGGAACACGACCTCACCTGCGCGGCGAAATCCCGGTGA